A single genomic interval of Deltaproteobacteria bacterium harbors:
- the cutA gene encoding divalent-cation tolerance protein CutA, which yields MKTLVVISTAGSEKEGWKIAQKLVEAKLAACVNVIPKVTSFFYWEGKLCQAQEVVLLIKTIQKQLKKIINEIKKIHSYEIPEVISLQVDGGEEGYLKWVNKMLAGKK from the coding sequence ATGAAGACCTTGGTAGTAATTTCCACAGCGGGATCAGAAAAGGAAGGGTGGAAAATTGCCCAAAAACTTGTTGAAGCCAAGCTGGCGGCCTGTGTCAATGTAATTCCCAAAGTAACGTCCTTTTTTTACTGGGAAGGGAAACTTTGTCAAGCGCAAGAAGTAGTCCTCTTAATTAAAACGATTCAAAAGCAACTAAAAAAAATAATTAATGAAATTAAAAAGATACATAGTTACGAAATTCCGGAAGTAATATCTTTACAGGTAGATGGAGGAGAAGAGGGGTATCTTAAGTGGGTGAATAAAATGTTGGCGGGGAAAAAATAA